The Rhodohalobacter sp. SW132 DNA segment ATCAACCGTTACAATACCAACCAGAATACCGTCGCTGTCTACAACCGGCAGGGCAACCCGGTCATATTTACTGAGCATTCGAACAGCTTCTTCCTGATCATCAAAAGCACTGAGCGCTTCAAATGATTTATCCATGATATCTTCAATATGAGAATCGGGATTTGCAACAATCAACTGGTTAAGCTTTAAATCGTCAATCAGCTTTTCCTGTTCATTTACAACATAAATAACGTTCACCGTTTCAGCACTCCGGGCATACCTGCGGATGTGATTAAAACTCTCATCAATGGTCCAGTGTTCTTTTACTTTAACATAGTTGGTGGTCATTAAACGACCCACACTTTCAGGAGGGTAACCCAGAAGTCTCCTAACCTGGACAATGTTCTCGGGATCCATTGAGCTGAGCACTCTTTGAGTAAGGTGACCGGGAAGCTCCTCCATGAGTGAAACGCGCTCATCAGGCTCAAGATTATTCATTACATCACTCAACTGCCGTTTGGAGAAGACTTCCAGAAGCTCAACACCCTTTCCTGAACTCAAATAGGAAAATACATCAGCTGCCTTGCTCTTCTTCAGAAGCCTGAATACCACTACAGCTACTTCCGGTTCCAGATCTTCAAGCAGCTCAGCAACATCCACCGCCGGCACATCAATCAATATTTCCTTTATCGTGATCCAGTCTTTATTCTGGATCAATTCATCTATTTCAGGTTTTAGTAATTGTGCAAGCATAAAGAACCTATTCCTAAGGCTAAGTGCGTCTTTTTCGATTCAAATAAACGAAGGTTTACGCTCAAAACACAAACTGAATTTTAGGCTGCTCATGGACTGGACGGGATTGTCCGAATTTTAAACACGACAACCGTCAGTATGTAACATGTTGGTGTCTGTTATCTTTATTCAATCTCTGATCAATCAGAGATAAATAGAGGATTATTTACAATTCACAGAAAATCAGGGCAGTATAAAACCTTCTTTTTTCTAATTTTCGTTGAACATTGGAAGGGCATTGTTACAAATAATTCACTTTTTCTCTGAATTAGAAGTACCACAACTACGTATTGAACATTGCGATGGTATAGTGATTCTGAAGTTGCGGAGTGACAACACTGCAAAGAAAATATTATTGGGTCAGTTGAATTAGAAGGGCTAATTTTTTTCAACTGTCATAAATGTACGACGAATTTCTTATTCAGAACAAATCTTATTTATAATGTGTAAGCAATGTATAATTAACATTTATCATTATACTACTATAGTGTTATTAAATCTTATTCAATAATTCGAAATGATCCGATTTCCTAAATTCTTTTTTTGCGTGATTTCGAATTTATTTGAGAATCAGTCTCTCAAACGGGATGTGGATGCAGTAATCTTCCACGTTAGATCGCATGCTTACCTGGCCCATCAAACGACCAGCTCACCTTTCTTTGCCTCCGCTTCAGCAACTTTTTGAATAACGCCTACAACACTATCCGGAACAACGGATATAGAGTCAATTCCACAATCAACCAGGAATTTTGCATATTCGGTGTCATTGCTTGGTGCCTGCCCGCAAAATCCCACCTTTATACCGGCTTTGTGTGTTCTTTCAATCACTTCTCGGATTGCCGTTTTTACCGCAGGGTCACTTTCGTCAAACAGATGCGCCATAGAGCCTGAATCTCTGTCTACACCGAGAATAAGCTGTGTCAGGTCGTTCGAACCGATTGAAAAGCCATTAAATTTTTTGGCAAACTGTTCAGCCAGAATATAGTTAGACGGAATTTCACACATCATGTAAATTTGCAGTCCGTTTTCCCCTTTTTTTAATCCATATTCAGCCATCACCGCCAACACTTTATCTGCTTCAGTAAGTGTACGGCAGAAAGGAATCATCACGATCACATTATCAAGGCCGATCACCTCCCTCACTTTTTTCAGTGCCCGGCATTCAAGCTCGAAACCTTCCCGGTAATTTTCACTGTAGTATCGCGATGCACCCCGCCACCCAAGCATTGGGTTTTCTTCACGCGGTTCAAAATATCTTCCCCCGATCAGCCCGGCATATTCATTGGTTTTAAAGTCACTGCTTCGAACAATCACCGGGTGGGGATACTGTGATGCCGCAATTTTGGAAATTCCACTTGCCAGACGATCAACAAAATACTCTTTCAGATCACTATAACCGGTCGTCAGTTTCCTGATTTTCCGAAATTCATCTTCGTCGTTAATTCTGTCGGGGTGGACAAGGGCCATCGGGTGAATTCGAATATGGTTGCTGATGATGAACTCCATCCGGGCAAGCCCTACACCTTTGACCGGCAGTTCCCACCATTTAAACGCTGATTCCGGTGTGGCCAGATTTAGCATCACCGATGTTGCGGGTTCAGGCAATATTCCAAGGTCGGTCTCTTCAACATCAAACCGTAGCCTGCCTTTGTAAATCTTGCCCTCATCTCCCTCCGCACTTGATATGGTAATATGATCTCCCTCCTTCAGAGTTTTGGTAGCTTTCTCTGTTCCCACCACAGCCGGAATTCCCAGTTCACGGCTCACGATCGCCGCATGACAGGTTCTGCCTCCGAAATCTGTTACGATACCCGCTGAGTTACGCAGGGCAGGCACCCAATCGGGTTCCGTCATTTCTGTTACAAGTATCGTATCCGAATCGATGCCCGACAGATCCGTTGTATCGTGTACAATCTTCACTTTACCGCTTACAATCGTATTCCCAACACTCAGTCCTGTCATTAAAAGCTCAGGGGATTCCTCTTTGAGTGAGTAGTTTTTAAATGTTCCGTTTGCGTGCATGGAGTGAATGGTTTCAGGCCGTGCCTGGACGATAAAAAGGTCTCCGGTCAGATCGTCTTTTACCCATTCGATGTCCATTGCCCGCCCATAATGGTTCTCAATGGTTACGCCCCATCTCGCCAGTTTCAGCACTTCATCATTGTTCAGCACAAAAGATTGACGTTCTGCAATCGTTGTCGGAATATTTTCTGTAGTGCCGCCGTCATCCGATGCGTAGATCATCTTCATCTCTTTTGAACCAAGCATTCGATCCAACAGAGGGGTTTTCTCCGAATCTCCAAGTTTCGGTTTAAATACATAAAACTGGTCCGGGTTAACGGTTCCTTTCACCACATTTTCACCCAGCCCCCAGGAACCATTAATGATCAGCGCATTGGGAAAACCAGTTTCCGTATCCACGGTAAACATCACTCCGGAGGAGCTCTTGTCGGCGCGCACCATTTTTTGTACGCCAATAGACAGTGCCACTTTCATGTGATCGAACCCCATCTTTTCACGATAGACCATCGCGCGATTAGTGAACAGGGATGCGAAACAACTTT contains these protein-coding regions:
- the mgtE gene encoding magnesium transporter codes for the protein MLAQLLKPEIDELIQNKDWITIKEILIDVPAVDVAELLEDLEPEVAVVVFRLLKKSKAADVFSYLSSGKGVELLEVFSKRQLSDVMNNLEPDERVSLMEELPGHLTQRVLSSMDPENIVQVRRLLGYPPESVGRLMTTNYVKVKEHWTIDESFNHIRRYARSAETVNVIYVVNEQEKLIDDLKLNQLIVANPDSHIEDIMDKSFEALSAFDDQEEAVRMLSKYDRVALPVVDSDGILVGIVTVDDVLDVAEEETTEDMHLMAGMSALDNYYSQTNIPEMVRKRAGWLILLFLGQMFTVTAMAGFEDTLAAAAVLALFIPMIISSGGNSGAQAATLIIRAISTDDIKLSDWLSVLKRELLSGLLLGSILGIMGTIVIASWMVLRGEPFTYAVFLQALTVGSSLVGVVLFGNFSGSMLPFIMSKVGLDPAVTSAPFVATLVDVTGIIIYFSIAVFLLTGVVL
- the ppsA gene encoding phosphoenolpyruvate synthase, with the translated sequence MKSNQTSYIIPFSDLTIKDVPKVGGKNASLGEMVKHLQPLGVNIPDGFATTSDAYRYFLKSNRLEDDIKKILDEYNSGKIELDEAGRTIRQLFQKSTFPIALAESIQQAYRELSLKFFPDSHENPETFCVDVAVRSSATAEDLPHASFAGQQETYLNVHGREALMKACKSCFASLFTNRAMVYREKMGFDHMKVALSIGVQKMVRADKSSSGVMFTVDTETGFPNALIINGSWGLGENVVKGTVNPDQFYVFKPKLGDSEKTPLLDRMLGSKEMKMIYASDDGGTTENIPTTIAERQSFVLNNDEVLKLARWGVTIENHYGRAMDIEWVKDDLTGDLFIVQARPETIHSMHANGTFKNYSLKEESPELLMTGLSVGNTIVSGKVKIVHDTTDLSGIDSDTILVTEMTEPDWVPALRNSAGIVTDFGGRTCHAAIVSRELGIPAVVGTEKATKTLKEGDHITISSAEGDEGKIYKGRLRFDVEETDLGILPEPATSVMLNLATPESAFKWWELPVKGVGLARMEFIISNHIRIHPMALVHPDRINDEDEFRKIRKLTTGYSDLKEYFVDRLASGISKIAASQYPHPVIVRSSDFKTNEYAGLIGGRYFEPREENPMLGWRGASRYYSENYREGFELECRALKKVREVIGLDNVIVMIPFCRTLTEADKVLAVMAEYGLKKGENGLQIYMMCEIPSNYILAEQFAKKFNGFSIGSNDLTQLILGVDRDSGSMAHLFDESDPAVKTAIREVIERTHKAGIKVGFCGQAPSNDTEYAKFLVDCGIDSISVVPDSVVGVIQKVAEAEAKKGELVV